From the genome of Roseofilum reptotaenium CS-1145, one region includes:
- a CDS encoding aspartate kinase, whose protein sequence is MALIVQKYGGTSVGTVDRIQAVADRVQRTVNAGNSVVVVVSAMGKTTDGLVKLASEISANPCRREMDMLLSTGEQVSIALLSMALKEIGQPAISLTGAQVGIVTENNQHTRARILSINPQRIERHLGEGQVVIVAGFQGIALSEDVDSKIPEVEITTLGRGGSDTSAVALGAALKADICEIYTDVPGILTADPRLIPDAQLMSEITSDEMLELASLGAKVLHPRAVEIARNYGIPLVVKSSWTDDPGTKVTSAKPFPRPLEGLELVRPVDAVEFDTDQAKVSLLRVPDRPGVAAQLFGEIGDQNLDVDLIIQSIHEGQTNDIAFTVTTDSLKRAEAVSTAILPVLAQGSSLDNAEVIVKENIAKISISGAGMIGRPGVAAQMFTALSEGGVNIQMISTSEVKVSCVVEATECDRAVEILTSTFDVQVQAAKAIDSGTQPPVRGVALDLKQARLALLRVPDRPGTAAELFKLLAEHNISVDMIIQSQRCRVINDLYTRDIAFTVAQADAQAARTLLEELASGWGSSEVVVDEAISKVSAVGTGMINHPGVAAMMFAALSKEGINIQMIATSEIKISCVVDQDSGVKALQAIHAAFGLAGSQKITVPA, encoded by the coding sequence ATGGCCTTAATCGTACAAAAATATGGTGGCACTTCCGTGGGTACGGTCGATCGCATTCAAGCTGTTGCCGATCGCGTACAACGAACGGTAAACGCTGGTAATTCTGTGGTAGTGGTCGTTTCAGCCATGGGAAAAACCACGGATGGCTTGGTAAAACTCGCTTCAGAAATTTCCGCCAACCCCTGCCGCCGAGAAATGGATATGTTGCTCTCAACTGGGGAGCAGGTATCTATCGCTCTCCTGAGTATGGCCCTGAAAGAAATCGGACAACCCGCAATCTCCTTGACTGGCGCTCAAGTCGGCATTGTTACGGAAAATAATCAGCACACCCGCGCCCGTATTCTGAGCATTAATCCCCAACGCATTGAGCGCCATTTGGGGGAAGGGCAAGTTGTGATTGTGGCTGGTTTTCAAGGGATTGCCCTTTCTGAGGATGTCGATAGTAAAATTCCAGAGGTAGAAATTACCACATTGGGAAGGGGCGGCTCAGATACCTCAGCCGTGGCTTTAGGCGCGGCACTCAAAGCTGATATTTGTGAAATTTATACGGATGTTCCCGGTATTTTGACGGCTGATCCCCGTTTGATTCCCGATGCCCAATTGATGAGCGAAATTACCAGTGATGAGATGCTGGAATTAGCCAGTTTAGGAGCCAAGGTCTTGCATCCTAGAGCAGTAGAAATTGCCCGCAATTACGGTATTCCTTTAGTGGTTAAGTCCAGTTGGACGGACGATCCGGGGACGAAGGTAACCTCTGCCAAACCTTTCCCCCGTCCCTTGGAAGGACTGGAACTGGTGCGTCCAGTGGATGCAGTGGAATTTGACACCGATCAGGCAAAAGTCTCTCTATTGCGGGTTCCCGATCGCCCAGGGGTAGCGGCTCAGTTGTTTGGTGAAATTGGCGACCAGAATCTGGATGTAGATCTGATTATCCAATCGATTCATGAAGGGCAAACCAATGATATTGCCTTTACGGTGACAACAGATTCCCTCAAACGCGCAGAAGCCGTTTCAACTGCCATCTTACCCGTTCTTGCCCAAGGGTCTAGCCTCGATAATGCTGAGGTGATCGTCAAAGAAAACATCGCCAAAATTAGTATCTCTGGTGCGGGCATGATTGGCCGACCGGGGGTCGCGGCACAAATGTTTACAGCCTTATCTGAAGGGGGGGTCAATATTCAGATGATCTCAACTTCTGAGGTGAAAGTCAGTTGTGTCGTCGAAGCCACAGAGTGCGATCGCGCCGTGGAAATTCTGACCTCAACCTTTGACGTACAAGTTCAGGCGGCTAAAGCGATCGACTCCGGTACTCAACCCCCCGTTCGAGGTGTCGCCTTAGATCTTAAACAAGCTCGGTTAGCCCTGCTCCGTGTGCCCGATCGCCCCGGAACTGCCGCCGAGTTGTTCAAACTGTTAGCCGAACATAACATTAGCGTGGATATGATTATCCAATCCCAACGCTGTCGGGTGATTAATGACCTCTATACCCGCGATATCGCCTTTACCGTCGCGCAAGCTGATGCCCAAGCCGCTCGCACGCTCTTAGAGGAACTGGCTTCAGGATGGGGATCGTCAGAAGTGGTTGTGGATGAAGCGATTTCCAAAGTCAGCGCCGTAGGCACAGGAATGATTAATCATCCCGGTGTAGCGGCAATGATGTTTGCTGCCCTATCTAAGGAAGGGATTAACATTCAGATGATCGCTACCTCTGAAATTAAAATTAGTTGCGTCGTCGATCAAGACTCTGGAGTAAAAGCATTGCAAGCTATCCATGCCGCCTTTGGCCTCGCTGGCAGCCAAAAAATCACTGTCCCCGCGTGA
- the ctpB gene encoding carboxyl-terminal processing protease CtpB has protein sequence MNWYKNCLKPLQIALLSGTLTTTASLGLLGTAWCQSVSAALQDSPKSIVDETWQIVNREYVDPNFNQVDWLNVRQDLLDRQYTSPDQAYRAIRAALKELNDPYTRFLDPKQFQRLTEQTSGELSGVGISLEIHPQTRRLTVVKPYENSPALKAGILAGDIILAIDGQSTEGMSIQTVSQLIRGDVGSQVKLKLTRPGWGPFELELVRATVEVPAVNYEVKQEGSLRVGYIRLDEFSSHAAEQMERSIKDLEHQNVDGFVLDLRGNPGGLLESSIEIARMWLDNGAIVSTIDRDGNWESVRANRTALTKRPLAVLVDQKSASSSEILTGALQDNHRAQIVGMKTFGKALVQAVHSLSDGSGLAVTVAHYYTPKGTDISKTGITPDVTIELSQQEQRRLVRNARLRATSSDRHYTQAIASLVAQLSPKPLATTFEN, from the coding sequence ATGAATTGGTATAAAAACTGCTTAAAACCGCTTCAGATTGCCTTGCTCAGTGGCACATTAACTACCACAGCAAGCTTAGGTTTACTGGGTACAGCCTGGTGTCAATCCGTAAGTGCAGCCCTACAGGATAGTCCCAAATCCATTGTGGATGAAACCTGGCAAATTGTGAACCGCGAGTATGTTGACCCCAATTTTAATCAAGTCGATTGGTTAAATGTGCGACAGGATCTCCTGGATCGCCAATATACCAGTCCGGATCAAGCCTATAGAGCCATTCGAGCCGCTCTCAAAGAGCTCAATGATCCCTATACCCGTTTTCTTGACCCTAAGCAGTTTCAACGACTGACTGAGCAAACCTCTGGGGAATTATCAGGGGTGGGTATTTCTTTAGAAATCCATCCCCAAACCCGCCGATTAACCGTGGTTAAACCCTATGAAAACTCTCCTGCCTTAAAAGCGGGGATTCTGGCTGGAGATATCATTTTAGCCATTGATGGTCAGTCTACGGAAGGCATGTCTATACAAACCGTTAGCCAACTGATTCGGGGGGATGTGGGTAGTCAGGTTAAACTGAAACTAACCCGACCCGGATGGGGGCCTTTTGAATTAGAATTAGTCCGAGCTACGGTGGAAGTACCTGCGGTTAATTATGAAGTGAAACAAGAGGGTTCCCTGAGAGTCGGCTATATTCGCTTAGATGAATTTAGCTCCCATGCCGCAGAACAAATGGAGCGCTCGATTAAGGATTTAGAACATCAAAACGTTGATGGGTTTGTGTTGGATTTGCGCGGTAACCCAGGGGGATTATTAGAATCAAGCATTGAAATTGCCCGCATGTGGCTTGACAATGGAGCAATTGTTAGTACCATTGACCGCGATGGTAATTGGGAGTCTGTACGAGCAAACCGTACTGCCTTAACGAAAAGACCTTTAGCGGTTTTAGTCGATCAAAAATCGGCTAGTTCTAGTGAAATTCTCACTGGCGCTCTGCAAGATAATCATCGCGCTCAAATTGTGGGGATGAAAACTTTTGGTAAAGCTTTAGTGCAGGCAGTTCATTCCCTCTCTGATGGCTCTGGATTAGCGGTGACCGTTGCCCATTATTACACGCCGAAGGGAACCGATATCAGTAAAACGGGGATTACGCCAGATGTGACGATAGAGTTGAGTCAACAAGAGCAACGGCGCTTAGTACGAAATGCCCGTTTACGTGCAACGTCTTCCGATCGCCATTATACCCAGGCGATCGCCTCTTTAGTTGCTCAATTGTCTCCGAAACCTTTAGCCACGACGTTTGAAAATTGA
- a CDS encoding tetratricopeptide repeat protein, translating into MAFILSTLIWSTGGLANLAVVEPSAAQELQEEQLIAQGGRLDSDVRDAIADEVEATFFSTMISMNALFVAFLALFFALVTIGFWLQLQRLKQQTEFHKQELASFQQDAVSSIKQTIGSAETVLEAIAEKELLAEQQISHAKSEAVSELREIAAETEKAKDEIYQKLAEVLPRLTEAANAMQNGHGASNGINGTNGANGTNGANPAQPPPPPSYSKAANEYLRQGDTQFLQGRYHEAITLYDQAIAHQTHFPEAWNNRGGALAKLGRHSEAIASYDRALKLRENFPEAWNNRGGTLAKLQHYEESLESYNKAVAYKQSDPLIWMNLANVLVKLQRYEEAVSAYDKAIQYRADDPLLWQQRGNSLAQIRRYEPALDSYNQVLSLQANNPEVWYAKGYVLYELNRYEEALEAYDRAIELEENKADYWNNRGNTLEKLDRFDEAIASYEQALRIQPDKYEAWDNRGYTLSKLKRYKEALSSLDEALKCKPDHANAHYNKAYCYALMGDQKSSLISLHRAIKINPMYREVAQNDADLESVRNHQVFKRIMAGELKVAGSAS; encoded by the coding sequence ATGGCATTCATCCTCTCGACCCTCATATGGTCTACGGGAGGACTGGCAAATTTGGCAGTGGTTGAACCTTCAGCCGCTCAAGAGTTACAGGAAGAACAGCTTATTGCACAGGGGGGAAGATTAGATTCTGACGTGCGGGATGCGATCGCCGATGAAGTAGAGGCGACGTTTTTTAGTACGATGATCTCCATGAATGCCTTGTTTGTGGCGTTTTTGGCGCTGTTTTTTGCCCTGGTGACCATTGGCTTTTGGCTCCAACTGCAACGGTTAAAGCAGCAAACGGAGTTTCATAAACAAGAGTTGGCTAGCTTTCAACAGGATGCGGTATCCTCGATTAAACAGACCATTGGTTCTGCCGAAACCGTGTTAGAGGCGATCGCTGAAAAAGAATTATTAGCTGAACAACAAATCAGTCACGCTAAGTCAGAAGCCGTATCGGAACTTAGGGAAATTGCGGCTGAGACCGAAAAAGCAAAAGATGAAATTTATCAAAAATTAGCAGAAGTTTTACCTCGGTTAACGGAAGCAGCCAATGCTATGCAAAATGGCCATGGAGCAAGCAATGGAATCAATGGCACAAATGGGGCAAATGGTACAAATGGGGCAAATCCTGCCCAACCCCCTCCCCCTCCATCCTATTCTAAAGCAGCCAATGAGTATCTGAGGCAAGGAGATACCCAATTTTTGCAAGGTCGGTATCATGAAGCGATTACCCTTTACGATCAGGCGATCGCCCATCAAACCCATTTTCCTGAAGCCTGGAATAATCGCGGCGGTGCATTAGCCAAACTCGGCCGCCATTCAGAAGCGATCGCATCCTACGATCGGGCGTTAAAATTACGGGAGAATTTTCCTGAAGCCTGGAATAATCGCGGTGGAACCTTGGCTAAATTACAACACTATGAAGAATCTTTAGAGTCCTATAATAAAGCCGTTGCGTATAAACAATCTGACCCCCTAATTTGGATGAATTTAGCCAATGTCTTGGTGAAACTTCAGCGCTATGAAGAAGCCGTTTCTGCCTATGATAAAGCCATTCAATATCGTGCTGACGATCCCTTACTTTGGCAACAACGCGGTAATTCTTTAGCCCAAATCCGGCGCTATGAACCCGCTTTAGATTCCTATAACCAGGTTCTGAGTTTGCAAGCCAATAATCCCGAAGTTTGGTATGCAAAAGGCTATGTTCTGTATGAATTAAACCGGTATGAAGAAGCCCTCGAAGCCTACGATCGGGCGATCGAGTTAGAAGAGAATAAAGCCGATTATTGGAATAATCGGGGCAATACTTTAGAAAAATTAGATCGCTTTGATGAGGCAATTGCCTCCTACGAACAAGCCCTTCGCATACAACCCGATAAATATGAAGCATGGGATAACCGGGGATACACCCTCAGTAAACTGAAACGCTATAAAGAAGCTCTATCGAGTCTTGATGAAGCCCTAAAATGTAAACCCGATCATGCCAATGCCCATTACAATAAAGCCTATTGTTATGCCTTAATGGGCGATCAAAAATCTTCCCTCATTAGTCTCCATCGGGCCATTAAAATTAATCCCATGTATCGGGAAGTGGCTCAAAATGATGCCGACTTAGAATCAGTTCGCAACCATCAAGTCTTTAAGCGAATCATGGCAGGAGAATTGAAAGTTGCTGGTTCTGCCTCTTAG
- a CDS encoding Uma2 family endonuclease: MTASSLTLSHTQPTEEEILFPPGDLYSDELPVESELHLRQIILLIQCLERLWRSRQDFYAAGNLTIYYSPRQLKSEDFRGPDFFVVLGTERKPRKSWTVWQENGQYPNVIVEILSKKTASVDRGLKKQIYENIFSTPEYFWFDPDTLEFEGFVMLGGQYQAIAANPSGYLWSQELGLYLGRSDRQLRFFTAHGELVLTPNEIADREAQRAETEAQRADAEAQRAETEAQRAARLAAKLRELNIDPDTL; encoded by the coding sequence ATGACTGCCTCTTCCCTTACCTTATCCCATACCCAACCCACAGAAGAAGAGATTCTCTTCCCTCCTGGTGACCTTTACAGTGATGAACTTCCCGTGGAAAGTGAACTGCATCTAAGACAAATTATCCTATTAATTCAATGTTTAGAAAGACTCTGGAGATCTCGCCAAGATTTCTACGCAGCAGGGAACCTCACCATCTACTATAGTCCCCGACAACTCAAATCAGAAGACTTTCGCGGCCCCGATTTCTTTGTCGTCCTGGGAACGGAGCGCAAACCCCGCAAAAGTTGGACGGTTTGGCAGGAAAATGGTCAGTATCCCAATGTGATTGTGGAAATTTTATCCAAAAAAACGGCATCGGTAGATCGGGGATTAAAAAAACAGATTTATGAAAATATTTTTAGTACTCCGGAATATTTCTGGTTTGACCCCGATACTTTAGAGTTTGAAGGATTCGTTATGCTTGGGGGTCAATATCAGGCGATCGCGGCCAACCCGTCGGGATACTTATGGAGTCAAGAACTCGGATTGTATTTAGGAAGGAGCGATCGCCAATTACGCTTTTTCACAGCCCATGGTGAGTTGGTTTTGACACCCAATGAAATCGCCGACCGAGAAGCTCAACGAGCTGAAACAGAAGCTCAACGAGCCGATGCGGAAGCTCAACGAGCTGAAACAGAAGCTCAACGAGCAGCTCGCCTAGCGGCTAAACTTAGAGAACTGAACATCGATCCGGATACGCTATAA
- the sat gene encoding sulfate adenylyltransferase, whose product MTIHPDGIPPHGGQLINRVVTPEEKQEYLQKADTLPRVQLDDRAFSDLVLIAIGGFSPLTGFMEQKDYETVVTDMHLQNGLPWAIPITLSVTPEVAEPLNEGSWVRLDDPQGRFVGILELTQKYQYNKTHEVKNVYRTDDEKHPGVKVVYEQGEVNLAGPIWLLQRDPHPLFPNYQIDPADTRAAFKEKGWKTIVGFQTRNPVHRAHEYIQKCAMETVDGLLLHPLVGATKSDDIPADVRMRCYEIIIEKYYPQDRVMLAINPAAMRYAGPREAIFHAILRKNYGCTHFIVGRDHAGVGDYYGTYDAQYIFDEFEPSELGIVPMKFEHAFYCKLTGGMATAKTSPSKKEDRIHLSGTKVREMLRSGQLPPPEFSRPEVAAELAKAMQIQQ is encoded by the coding sequence ATGACGATTCATCCTGATGGCATTCCTCCCCATGGTGGTCAACTGATCAACCGAGTGGTTACCCCAGAAGAAAAGCAAGAATATTTACAAAAAGCCGACACCCTTCCTCGGGTTCAACTCGACGATCGCGCCTTTTCCGACCTCGTATTAATTGCCATTGGCGGATTTAGCCCGTTAACCGGTTTTATGGAGCAAAAAGACTATGAAACCGTAGTCACGGATATGCATCTCCAAAATGGACTCCCCTGGGCCATTCCCATCACCTTATCGGTAACCCCAGAAGTAGCAGAGCCTTTAAATGAAGGATCTTGGGTACGTTTAGACGATCCTCAAGGGCGCTTTGTGGGCATTTTGGAGTTAACCCAGAAATATCAATATAACAAAACCCATGAAGTGAAAAATGTTTATCGTACAGACGACGAAAAACATCCCGGCGTAAAAGTCGTTTATGAACAAGGAGAAGTGAATTTAGCGGGCCCCATTTGGCTCTTACAACGCGACCCCCATCCCCTCTTCCCTAACTATCAAATTGACCCCGCAGATACACGGGCTGCATTTAAAGAAAAAGGCTGGAAAACCATTGTCGGGTTTCAGACTCGCAACCCAGTTCATCGCGCCCATGAATATATTCAAAAATGTGCCATGGAAACGGTGGATGGTCTCTTGCTACATCCCCTGGTGGGAGCCACCAAGAGTGACGATATTCCGGCAGATGTGCGGATGCGCTGCTATGAAATTATTATCGAAAAATATTATCCCCAAGACCGGGTGATGTTGGCTATTAATCCTGCTGCTATGCGCTACGCTGGCCCCAGAGAAGCGATTTTTCATGCCATTCTGCGGAAAAATTATGGCTGTACTCACTTTATTGTCGGTCGAGATCATGCCGGGGTTGGTGACTATTATGGAACCTATGATGCTCAATATATTTTTGATGAGTTTGAACCGTCAGAATTGGGCATTGTGCCGATGAAATTTGAACATGCATTTTACTGCAAATTAACGGGAGGTATGGCTACGGCAAAAACCAGTCCCAGCAAAAAAGAAGATCGGATTCATTTGTCAGGCACTAAAGTTAGGGAAATGTTACGGTCTGGTCAACTTCCGCCCCCAGAATTTTCTCGCCCAGAAGTAGCGGCTGAATTGGCCAAAGCGATGCAGATTCAGCAATAG
- a CDS encoding YdcF family protein: MMKIWARLGSWVLPRWLLFGTLVGLSLIIVIGSGWAIATSQKLSAASQSPLDAYLMLGGSIRREVHMTQVAKNHPNIPILISQGADDPCIIRLFEVNTAPQNQVWLERCAHSTFENFYYTLPILKQWGVHHVQTITSARHLPRAQWLGQIILGSHGIWMETYTVEEQGIPGNTESSLKTGLDVIRSLIWAGLSQFYQPSCGQFYRLVDSNLQEWIAKKYRCENQWDLRHIFKDMPGIGNGE; the protein is encoded by the coding sequence ATGATGAAGATTTGGGCGCGACTCGGCTCTTGGGTGCTGCCTCGTTGGTTGCTGTTTGGCACTTTGGTAGGACTTAGTTTGATTATAGTGATTGGCAGTGGTTGGGCGATCGCCACTTCACAAAAACTTTCTGCTGCTTCCCAATCTCCCCTTGATGCCTATCTAATGCTAGGGGGTAGTATTCGCCGAGAAGTCCATATGACGCAAGTCGCTAAAAATCATCCCAACATTCCTATTTTAATCTCCCAAGGAGCCGATGATCCGTGCATTATTCGCCTATTTGAAGTTAATACTGCTCCCCAAAATCAAGTGTGGTTAGAACGTTGCGCCCATTCCACCTTTGAAAACTTTTACTATACGTTACCCATTCTGAAACAATGGGGAGTTCACCATGTGCAAACGATCACCTCTGCTCGGCATCTCCCTCGTGCCCAATGGTTAGGACAAATTATCCTCGGTAGTCATGGCATTTGGATGGAAACGTATACGGTCGAAGAACAAGGCATTCCTGGCAATACGGAATCGAGTTTAAAAACGGGATTAGATGTGATTCGTAGTCTCATTTGGGCAGGACTTAGCCAATTTTATCAACCCAGTTGCGGGCAGTTTTATCGCCTCGTAGACTCTAATTTACAAGAGTGGATAGCCAAAAAATATCGCTGTGAAAATCAATGGGATTTACGCCATATTTTCAAGGATATGCCTGGAATAGGGAATGGGGAATAG
- a CDS encoding class I SAM-dependent methyltransferase, which yields MSDFHAIFWQIHSNLPREGPGNFASTQKAFSCLKSLPDCPQILDVGCGPGQQTVDLATLSNGTITAVDFYPTYLDELKQRFETQEWGNRLQVIRADMADLPFAAQSFDLIWSEGAIYIMGFDRGLSKWRSLLKPGGYIAVTEITWLKPNPPEPVKQFWQEGYPSMRTLEENRAAMETAGYAIVDTFVLPEIAWWTDYYTPVENKINQLKIQYQNDPETLQVLESEQQEIDLYRHYSQYYGYVFYIGQRADNG from the coding sequence ATGTCTGATTTTCATGCCATATTTTGGCAAATTCACAGCAACCTTCCCAGGGAAGGCCCTGGCAATTTTGCATCGACTCAAAAGGCGTTTTCTTGCCTGAAATCCTTACCCGACTGTCCCCAAATTCTAGATGTTGGGTGTGGGCCAGGACAACAAACGGTTGATTTAGCGACCCTAAGTAATGGAACCATTACTGCGGTTGATTTCTATCCAACCTATCTGGATGAGCTGAAACAACGATTTGAGACTCAGGAATGGGGAAATCGCCTGCAAGTTATCCGTGCAGATATGGCAGATTTGCCCTTTGCAGCACAGTCTTTCGATCTGATTTGGTCGGAAGGTGCGATTTATATTATGGGTTTCGATCGCGGCTTGAGTAAGTGGCGATCGCTCCTCAAACCCGGAGGATACATCGCCGTCACCGAAATCACCTGGTTAAAACCCAATCCTCCCGAACCCGTCAAGCAGTTTTGGCAAGAAGGTTATCCCTCCATGAGAACCTTAGAGGAGAATCGGGCCGCCATGGAAACGGCCGGTTACGCGATCGTTGATACGTTTGTGTTGCCAGAAATTGCCTGGTGGACGGATTACTATACGCCAGTAGAGAACAAAATCAATCAGCTTAAAATACAGTATCAAAATGACCCAGAAACCTTGCAAGTTTTAGAGAGCGAACAACAAGAAATCGATCTCTATCGCCATTACAGTCAATATTATGGTTACGTTTTTTATATCGGCCAACGCGCTGATAATGGGTAA
- a CDS encoding caspase family protein: protein MKRREFLQQAGLALATLGISEASLWQLSDRALAAIAKPTSRKLALLVGINQYPLKESLKLQGCLTDVELQRELLVDRLGFSSRDILTLTNEQATREQIESAFINHLISQVRPDDVVVFHFSGYGRSVQTGETPAELQSSLVPIDGTLPQASGGQINDLLESTLQLLLKSLKTTQVVTILDTSYGTLERQQMGVLRGRSYPHLKESWKTRSMELTPEVQALQDQLRDNLKADAEQLRIQRRFGQLPGVVISAAMPIQRPIEQSPSQGLGENAFESQWNGFSAGLLTYELTQHLWLAVPETRLSVSLATVSNQVQKLAGDREQPHLSGTKSQDATQTLTQWKALDLQGAEGRVADIGEDGKSLTLWLGGLPPEVLNNYQPSSLFTLTPTPESPPASTPLIQLRSIEGLKAKAVMVPGNNVDLDIEEGHLIQESVRYLSRSLNLVVGICQDLERIERVDATSAFSGIPNVSTVVLGELTQAVNCVFSKGINSNLSQGINSHNSYGLFSPGLDLIPHTMGETDEAVKTAIRRLMPTLDGLWAMKLLQLTVNPGSSRLAVRATLEKLTPEREIIARQEPVRSPLPRTSAAKIPSLLNLEIGSRIGYRLHNQEDRPLYVMLFGLDRSGALELFQPSKVSLSPKSASPTSGSQTELNVTVENQQLVIPPGASIFLPEAIAPVEWTVCCGEGLAHTQILFSVAPFTQTAKVLKLAESSTGSKGVSGTVKNPGATAKAILEDLHQASRAELAPEWIKPDSYAFSVKAWCSLSFIYRVV, encoded by the coding sequence ATGAAGCGGCGGGAATTTCTACAGCAGGCAGGTTTAGCCTTAGCGACGTTAGGCATAAGTGAAGCGAGTTTATGGCAGTTGAGCGATCGCGCTTTAGCGGCGATCGCCAAACCCACCTCTCGGAAGTTAGCCCTTTTGGTGGGGATTAATCAATATCCTCTGAAAGAGAGCCTCAAACTCCAAGGATGCCTAACCGATGTGGAACTGCAACGGGAACTGTTGGTTGATCGCTTAGGATTCAGTTCCCGCGATATCTTAACCCTCACCAATGAGCAAGCCACCCGTGAACAGATTGAATCGGCTTTTATCAATCATCTGATTTCCCAAGTGCGACCCGATGATGTGGTAGTCTTCCACTTTAGTGGCTATGGTCGCTCTGTTCAAACCGGAGAGACTCCAGCCGAACTACAAAGCAGCTTAGTCCCCATTGATGGCACTCTCCCACAAGCCTCTGGGGGGCAAATCAACGATCTTCTAGAATCGACTCTACAACTGTTGCTCAAATCCCTAAAAACCACTCAAGTGGTGACCATTCTCGATACCAGTTATGGAACTCTAGAGCGGCAACAGATGGGAGTGCTACGGGGACGCTCTTATCCCCATTTAAAAGAGAGTTGGAAAACTCGCAGTATGGAGCTGACTCCAGAAGTACAAGCACTGCAAGACCAACTGCGCGACAATCTCAAAGCCGATGCCGAACAATTGCGGATACAACGTCGGTTTGGACAACTGCCGGGTGTCGTGATTTCTGCGGCGATGCCGATTCAGCGACCCATCGAACAATCCCCCAGTCAAGGATTGGGGGAAAACGCATTTGAGAGTCAGTGGAATGGTTTTAGTGCAGGGTTGTTGACCTATGAGTTGACGCAACATCTGTGGTTAGCTGTCCCTGAAACTCGCTTATCGGTGAGTTTAGCGACTGTCTCGAATCAGGTACAAAAATTGGCGGGCGATCGCGAACAACCCCATTTAAGTGGTACCAAAAGTCAGGACGCGACTCAAACCCTTACCCAGTGGAAAGCACTCGATCTCCAAGGAGCCGAAGGGAGGGTTGCAGATATTGGTGAAGATGGTAAAAGTTTGACTCTGTGGCTCGGTGGACTGCCTCCAGAAGTCCTCAATAACTATCAGCCCTCTTCCCTATTTACTCTCACCCCAACGCCAGAGTCCCCCCCAGCGTCAACCCCCCTGATTCAACTGCGCTCGATTGAAGGCTTAAAGGCAAAAGCCGTAATGGTTCCTGGCAATAACGTTGACCTAGACATAGAGGAAGGACACCTGATTCAAGAATCGGTGCGTTATCTCTCCCGTTCCCTAAACTTAGTCGTGGGGATTTGCCAAGACTTAGAACGTATAGAACGGGTTGATGCCACCAGTGCCTTTTCAGGTATTCCCAATGTGTCTACCGTGGTTTTAGGAGAATTAACCCAAGCGGTTAATTGTGTGTTTAGTAAGGGAATTAATTCCAATCTCTCCCAGGGTATTAATTCCCACAACAGCTATGGCTTATTTTCTCCTGGATTAGACTTAATTCCCCATACCATGGGAGAAACCGATGAAGCCGTTAAAACAGCAATTCGGCGGTTAATGCCCACCCTGGATGGCCTGTGGGCGATGAAACTGTTACAGTTAACGGTTAATCCTGGATCGTCTCGTTTGGCGGTGCGAGCTACTTTGGAGAAGCTTACTCCCGAACGAGAAATTATCGCTAGGCAGGAACCCGTGAGATCGCCCCTTCCCCGGACTTCAGCCGCAAAAATCCCCTCCTTGCTTAATCTAGAGATCGGCTCTCGCATCGGTTACCGTCTCCATAACCAGGAAGATCGCCCCTTATACGTGATGTTGTTCGGCTTGGATCGTTCTGGAGCATTAGAGCTATTTCAACCCTCTAAAGTCTCCTTATCCCCCAAAAGCGCCAGCCCAACTTCTGGAAGCCAGACAGAGCTGAATGTTACCGTAGAAAATCAACAGTTAGTCATTCCTCCAGGAGCCAGTATTTTTTTGCCAGAGGCGATCGCCCCAGTTGAATGGACGGTATGCTGTGGGGAAGGATTAGCCCACACCCAAATCCTCTTTAGTGTGGCTCCTTTTACGCAAACGGCTAAAGTCTTGAAGTTAGCTGAATCTTCAACTGGATCAAAGGGCGTATCGGGTACGGTCAAAAACCCTGGAGCTACAGCTAAAGCGATTTTAGAAGATTTACACCAAGCCAGTCGGGCCGAACTTGCTCCAGAATGGATCAAACCTGATAGTTATGCGTTTTCGGTTAAGGCTTGGTGTTCATTAAGCTTTATTTACCGTGTCGTCTAG